From Diprion similis isolate iyDipSimi1 chromosome 5, iyDipSimi1.1, whole genome shotgun sequence, the proteins below share one genomic window:
- the LOC124406253 gene encoding piggyBac transposable element-derived protein 4-like: MDNNNYCDGNVELSDSEDAFDFSLSEDIVEDYVDDNSDSSSCGSEIIQPKRRRMVVIESDSEESSEDLDEWRDVTEELDIPDRIHLSVSPKNKEISSHSIWKTWRAVEEGEFWAFIGVIINMGMIPLANMQDYWSIKENSHIPYFCKIFTRKRFMQIFWMLHLKTPDPAKNDIRTRIQQASNVLEYMNSRFSDYFIPGENICVDESVVKFKGKISFITYHPNKPIKWGIRIYVLADSETGYVYSILPYYGSITSENLSRPDSLASTRITLHLYYTSIPLSQELRKMKCHLTGTIQINREGVPTSLNKPKLKEKKTVAYKQGNTMLLAWRDKRIVTLLSNWHNAGMITTNIFIRGGTNEVIEKPSVVVGYTKSMGGVDRADQYASSYCFLRISLKWWRKLFF; the protein is encoded by the exons ATggataataataactattgTGATGGGAATGTAGAGTTGAGTGATAGTGAAGATgcgtttgatttttcattatcagAAGATATTGTGGAAGACTATGTCGATGATAATTCTGACTCTTCAAGTTGTGGTTCCGAAATTATACAACCAAAGAGACGACGAATGGTCGTTATTGAAAGTGACAGTGAAGAGTCGTCGGAAGACTTAGATGAATGGCGCGATGTCACAGAAGAATTAGATATTCCGGATAGAATACATTTAAGTGTATCGCCAAAG aataaagaaatatcTAGTCATTCTATTTGGAAAACGTGGCGTGCGGTGGAAGAGGGTGAGTTTTGGGCTTTTATTGGAGTTATTATCAATATGGGTATGATACCCTTGGCGAATATGCAGGATTATTGGTCAATCAAGGAGAATAGTCACATCCCTtacttttgtaaaatatttacaagaaAGAGATTTATGCAGATATTCTGGATGCTGCATTTAAAAACACCGGATCCTGCGAAAAATGACATTAGAACACGCATTCAACAAGCATCTAATGTTTTGGAATATAtgaactcaagattttcagaCTATTTCATACCTGGAGAAAACATATGCGTTGACGAATCTGTAGTTAAATTCAAAGGAAAGATAAGCTTCATCACATACCATCCCAATAAGCCTATCAAGTGGGGCATTCGAATATACGTTCTAGCAGATTCCGAAACTGGATATGTGTACAGCATTCTTCCGTATTATGGAAGCATCACTTCTGAGAATCTTTCAAGGCCAGATTCACTGGCCAGCACCAGAATTACCCTGCATCT GTATTACACTAGTATACCCTTATCTcaagaattaagaaaaatgaaatgccACTTGACCGGTACCATACAAATAAACAGAGAAGGTGTTCCAACAAGTTTGAATAAaccaaaattaaaagaaaaaaaaactgtcgcaTACAAACAAGGCAATACAATGCTCTTAGCTTGGAGGGATAAGAGAATAGTAACGTTATTGAGTAACTGGCATAATGCTGGAATGATAACCactaatatatttattcgagGTGGTACAAACGAAGTGATTGAAAAGCCAAGTGTAGTTGTCGGGTACACAAAGTCCATGGGTGGTGTTGATCGGGCTGATCAATACGCCTCCAGTTATTGCTTTTTGAGGATCTCACTTAAGTGGTGGCGAAAACTATTCTTTTAG